GCGTTGTATGGTGTTCGGGTGTCGTTAATTTGCTATAATGAATCCTGCCGTACTATCCCGGAGAGGCTCAACTACCGGCAGCGCTTCCGATGTGTAACTAGGTCATCATGCGACGATATACTCTGCATTCTCCCGATCCGCCGTTGGATTCAAGAATGCCTGTTGCAGATTTTCGTAAGTCGACAGCGTAGATAATCAACTATCGGCAACGACTCCGATGCGAACAAAATCAGAGGCGATAAAATGCTCCATGTTCCTCGATCGGCCGTACCTATTTGCGCAATCGAAGAATGCCTGTTGCCAGCCAGTTTCGGCAAATGAGCAGCTGATCATTAAAGGCACATACACCGCTTTCATACCACAGCAGTGGGCATTGTTGTGTAAAATGATATTACGATTATCGGAACATCTGTCCGAAATCATTTCGGGCTTTCCGTGCCTAAATGGTCCATTATTACGGATATTGGGGCTTCCCTTGCACCAAGAGCTTTTTTTAGACACCATGGAGCCATGGCACGTGACAGTGGTGCGCGAGCGGCACATGACATATAATCGGTTCCTGCAGATCTCTAGAGATGAAATAGCAATCATTTCAGTTTTAAAAAGCGGTTCCTGTGCCTGTGAATGACAATGATTACAGGAATCCGAAATGCAGCAGTGTACAGGTATAGTTGTCAATACTCAATTCGAAGTCGTCGGACCGGTCACTGATGATCGTTTTGTACGTAAGAAGTAACAAAGCTACTAGGTAGGATATCCACCGCTTGTTGTTTCTATCTGCCATGCCACCCTCTGATCGACTTTCGGTTTCCGGGGGCCAAAGGGCATAACTGCCGAGGTCCGAAGTTGGAAGTATCGCAGAAAAGTGTTGCATGTGACATCAATGGACGAGAGGATGGGAGTATTACTCTACCGAGAGGAATTTTTTTCTGAAGTGGCCGCCATACTTCTGGACCATCATTCGTGTCATTTTCCCCTTGCGAAACAAGCTTTCACGGCCAACACACGGTCTTTGGATCCGCAACGGCCGAAGCGCCGGCCCCGTATGAACTGTTAGTTCTGCGAGATACTCTGTGGAGCGAACCGATGCGATACATCTTCTGATGAAGCGGACGAATgtagaagagaaggaactCATTTTCGCCACACAGGCCGGCTGGTCAACTATGAGCGGAATTGAATCTGGTTGTCGTCGGACATAGCTGATAAGTTTGCGATTTTAAACGAGTAGTCTATGGCAACGGTCACCATTTTCATCTCGGAGGCTTTGCATTTCGCTTTGGAATTTATTATTTGCTCCCCAATGAACTAATTGCCCCTAATCCTTGTTTCAGAAAGATCGTTCACTGCATTTTTGGTCAAAATATTCCTCCCACCGCTGCACACTTCCATTATTGACATCCCCATCGCGCCTGTCCGTGGCTTGTTCGGCATTATCTGGGCACTTTTATCCAGTTCACCAAGAACCAACCCGATGCGAAGGATCAGAAAGATGGCTACTACAATTTTTCAATACTATCTTGTCTTCATTTATTTCTAGTATTCTAATTCACATTAAGCACTCGTACTGATTATCAGATAGCACAATCAGTCCGTCAATCAGGGACTCTCAGCCGAAGCTAATCCCATGGTGCACACCCGGTTGGCACGTGATTAGATGCGGCGGCCACCGACTGCGTGACTGGCGTTGCTTGTTGTACGAgttcttttgcttcttgatTGACTTCGCCTGTATTTTCATTGATCCATACCTCTTTGACGCTGTCTCTCGGTCTTGAGACTTAACTCATCCACACTTTCCCTGTACCATCCACGCCCCACACTGATCAAACCTACATTACTCCATACGCCACGTACCAAGAGTACTAAGCGACGCGACGACTTCTAGCCGGTAGACAGATGGATCCACGGGTCGTGCATACAGGGTGTACATGATATCGCCATCTTTCACAGAGAAACTATTCACGAAGGATTTCCAGCGCTAGTCCAGTACTAAGAACGAACAGGGGGATCTGTCCTGGGACCACAAGAGCTTCTTAACAAGGTGAGCTGTAAGGTCTTATCTCCCTTTGGACGTGACGTTCAATCGGACGGCTTTTCCAGCCGTACTGTGGCTCTGGTAAATGGGGATGTATACATCTATGACAGGATTCTTCGCCTCCCGAAAACCCACTTCCTCAAGTAATGACATGCTCCACCACGTTCATTTTGACAGACGAAAAAATCGGTGTCCAGGTCAAGCAAATGTACCACATCCTGCCATCAAAGACAAACAAGCGCAAAACGGCCAATCAATGCAAGCGATCACTGCTGAGCAAGCACATCAATCGGAGGCCCATGGTCGGGATGAACAGGACGTTGTCATGGACGATGCGGGTGATTAAGAGGTTAAGACGGCGCGTCGAAGGCTATCACTTAGGAAGAGCGCACGCAGTTGATGGCTGAGGTCAACGGCGTAGAGGATTTCGTGAGGATTCGCAAGGATTTTGTCGACGAAGGCGCAGGTTCGTATTCTGCTGTGGTCTGCAGAAACTAGAAACTAACCGACAAATTAGACGCTACTCGTACTCACGTCATTCTCGCACCGACCGCAATCTCGCACATCGCTTGTGACTTCATATTGTTATACAATTTTCACCATATCTCAATAGTGGATAATTCACTTAACCTTGCTGTCCAACACAAGCGTGTGCACCGCGAGGAGTCCTACAAAGACGTGGCATATACATGCAAAATCCTAATATCGACACCATATAGTCGTACACACCTCGAACTGTTACTTCTTTTTACAAAGAAGCCTTCCCAAAATGTCAATCATGCTGCCGCCGCACCTCGTCGCCTCTCTATCGAGCAGGAAAAGTAGTTGATTCTCAAAATCAATGATTATGCAAGCCGAGGGACACTTCTGGCCCCTCGACAATGTTACAGAGCTGGCAGAATCCATCTACGAGCCATCTTTAGGTATGAATTGGACGTCTTGCTTTGTTTAGCATTACAAGGATCATCTACAAGCTCGGTACTTCGgttttgaggagatgaCAAGGCTTCAGGCGGACAaaatggagaggaggagtgCTTTCCATAGCCTTACGAGTCTCTGTGACCATCTGGCTGTCCGCTTTACCCCCATCCTGATGACTTCCCCATGCTTCAGGTTAAGGACATCTATGACTCTATGCCTCCAATTTCATACTCAGCATGGATGAGGCTGGCTTTGACCTTGGCTATAAGCAAGCAGAAGGTCAAAAACATCACCCAATGCATCCGTGCTTGCAATGGGCAAGCTGTGCCGCCATCCAGTGCGCATATCACCTCAATTACAACCATTGAGATTGATTCAGCGCTGGTCCCTCCTCTAATCATCTATCAGGGTGCGCATCTACAGGATGCTTGGACCTCTACATGCGACAAGAACGTCAGCCAGCTTGCTTACGTCACGTGATCGACCTGGAACAACAGCTACATCATGCTTAAATGGCCTGAGGATGTCTTTGATTCTTACACTCGCAGTCTGGCTCGTGGGCCGCGACTCCaatcccttttccttgatagTGCGCAATCGCCACCACAATCGCTCTCTTGGAAGCCTGCTGGTCGCGCAACGTTATTGTCGTGATCCTCCCTGCCCACCTCACCGGTAGATTCCAGCGGAACTGTGGGACAAGTATATCGTAGGCAGAAGTGGGCGACTGTTTGTAAGGAAGACGAGTCTGATGTCGGAGTTCCAGGAGAGtcaaaaggagaagatgcgCCAACTAAGAATGATTCCGACTTttgtattattattttatGCACAACAGTAGTATTTAGAGCTACAACTATGACAACAACCAGCATCAATGCTAATTATACACAAATATTCCGTCCTCCACCCAACGGGAATAGTCGCTGAAACTGCACACTAAACCATTCCTCCTATGGTTGTCGTCATCTCATCTCTGCCTCATCCCGGTGCCTCTCCTCAAAGCTGTAACACCATTTACCTgcatcaacctcttcaactgAAGCCAGGTTTGAAGGCGATAGGCTCAAGCTTTCTTACGCGAGACATGTCGAACGTTAGTCCACGAGCAAATTCCTTGTCACCTAGGTGAAGACAAACTCTGCCAAGAAGTCTTGCCTTGAGATTTGTGGATGGTGATTGCAAAGGCAAGTTGAAGGGGTATTTGGGTGCGACCGACTGACGGACTACAAGCTATTCCCTTGCCTGGGATTTCCGTCTCTGCACTTCGGTTCGCGTCGAGGAAATGTTGCATGTTTAGAACAGCTCACTGCGTGCCTCAttcaccttctccagccGGTTCCAAGTAACCGGCATAGATTGTAGTATCAAAAAGTGGTATTATTTGAAGGGCGGACCTGGAAGCAGCTCGGTGATATAAATAAGAACGCTGCAGATGAAGGTTTGATCAATTAGTAAGATGGAATTAAAAGAGACATGAAGGGAGGCCATGTCCGGGATATTTTGGTACAGAAACGCGGCCTGAAATGCATGCCTAGAGCGACTTTTATGCGCCTGAGTTTCATTTAAGAGACTCAGAATCGTACAAAATGCATACATGGTATTGTAGGATGCACGGACCCAGCTCCATCAGTTCAAAGGTACAAGTTTGAAAGCCGTACGATGAGCTTAACCGTGTAATGGAATTGAAAAACACATAAAAAGTTTGTCGGCAGGGATCACAACTCGTCGCGCTTCACGCGAGTGATGAGattatttttattttattaAATTAATCCATCGGCACCGGACAACCCCGCGTCTTCGAGGCTGGTGGACAGGGCCAATTAATTAGGATAGTTTAAGGTGACGGACTTGACTTCATGTTTGTATACTCACCGTTGTTCCTGGTTAATAAAGTTGACTGGACTGCCGCTCTCTGCTCCTTTGCTATGTTTTGCTCCCTCTCACCTTCACTCTCAAGCAGCTACTGATACCAAAAGTATCCTTTTGACTGCAAGCCACCTTCGGTCCCACCCTTACATCTTCTATCTCGTTATCAACATACTTGCGCTCCCTGCCTCTTCAAGATAGACTTGCAACTCGTGCTCAGATCGATTTCTTGTCTGCGTACCATGCCTCCTGCCATCGAGCTCAAGACGCTCTCCGCAAAATTCTGGAAAGTATTTGATGATCTGGACGACTCTAGGATAATGGAGGagactgaagaggaaagaagactgTATGATGAGAcaacaaggaaagagattgGTTGGAAAATACAGCCAATGTTTAAATCCGACGTGCCCACTACAATTGACCACGTCACGAAGGCTTTAACGGACGGCGACCCTTTTATTGAATACAATATATGCTCAGCCCCGGTTCCTTCTAGGGACGCATCAATTAATGCTGCACTGACGGGGCGCGCTTTCGCTTTCACTGGGTCTCAACCGACCCCCTCGTTCCATCCGTCACTTATGGGCAAGATGTCTACACCACAAGCTCATAGAATAGTACGCCATGAATCGATGGAAAGCGTGTCAGAGAGAGTTTATCAGTCTGAGCAAGCTTTACCCTCCAAATATCCCTCCTTGTGTGCTGAAAAAGCTGACGCTGGTGACGCTTCATCCAGTGGACTTTCCCCAAAATCAAGGAATCAAGTCCGAATGGGCTCTGAGCTGCCTGGTCATAATGTTTTCTCCAGTAATCCTGCTCCGTCGGCTTCCTGTATAACTTCTATTCCAGTGACCACTTCATCAGCAACTCCCTTGCCTTCGTTTCGCCAATCTCAATTTGGGAAAGTGTCGACTCCTCATGCAACGAATGTGACTTTCCCTGACGTCCCAACGCCGAGTTTTGATGAATATACGCCTGCAGGCCCGTCAACCAGGTCGATAGCAATCAGCAATTCCAAGCATTCACACAAGACGGCATCCCCACGCCGACGTGCTCACACGATCGATACACCTGAAAACATACCTTCACCGGTTGACACACCAGATACCGCGCATGCTGTAATTGGGGCATTCGGTCGAAATCCCCGCGATGATCCAGCTACACCAGGTCCATTAGGATTACTGCCCTTGAAGGGTGGGGCAGACAAGAGATTTCAAAACGTCAGCAAGCATTTTCAGATCTTCGtggcgaagaaagaaggtggTGCTGtaaggggaaagaaaggggTAAATGAAAAGGGAAAACAGCCCATGGAGAAGATTCCCAGTCACGGTCTCGGAGGGGATATTCTCCAAGGGCTGCGCATTTGCCTTCCTCCGGGGGATAAACCGATGTCTATTCAACAACAGGCGTGGGACCAGGTGGGTCTGAACTCAGCCTCTTCCGTTCAGATCTGATGTCGCATCAGATTATAGAGCTTGGTGGTACGGTCGTCCTGTACCCTGACAAAGCTACTACACATGTCATATACGACAGCGATAACAGAACGAAAGCCAAACTTGCTAaacttcttcgtcttcgaTCCTTGGATGAACTGCCGGTGGCTACGGAATGTGTATTGTGGAAATGGATATCTGAAAGTAAACTCAACGTAAGCGTCACTCACGCACCTAGGTGTCCTCTATTAGCATTGAACTAAGTCTAATTTCTTTCTAGGGTGTTTTACTACCAGTTGAAAATTTCCGCAGCTTTCACTTAGATTCATTGTTCCCTAGGATAATGTCCACTGGTAGCCTCGATCAACGTAAGCCCATATTGGCTACTCCGGCCGATCAGAGATTCAAACGGTAAGTcattctctctcatctttcgTCTTAATTACCCAAAACCAGCGTATCCATCCTAGGAGGCGCGTAATGATAGAATCGGAGACCGAATCTGAAGAGTCGCTGCCCAAGAAAATTCAACTTCAAGCTAGTGTTGCTCATTTTTACAGCAATAATTCTCTATTCAATGCCTTTGCTTTACGTCCGGCTGGACCTTCAAGGCTCAGGGATTCTATCCCTCATCATGCGGTTGAGACTGAGCATACTACTTCCAAGGGCTCTGGATggaaaaagggagaggaagaccaGAGAGATGCTTTAGACGAAATGATTGAAGACGTAAAGGACGGAAGCCTGtctgaggatgaggttggTAAAAAGTTTTGTCATCATTGTTAAAACCTTTCCTGAAGCCATATGTAGTTATTGGACGATGAGCAGACTGCTCACATCACAAGCGATGATCACGCTATTGAGGACGAGATCGACTCAGCAGCGAGATTCAACAAGGGTGGACAGGAGAAGAGTAGAAAGAATGAGAAGGGACCCAACGAATGGTTAGCTGAGAAATTTGATCAATTACATGACTTGTACGAAGGtcagatggggaagaatCCACATTCAATCAGACAGTACCGTAATGGTGAGTCATCCCAGTTCTGTGTTGCCCAACCAACTGACATCCGTTGCTCCCTGAGCTGCGGCTGCTATGAGACGTGAGAAACATACTTACTCGAAATCCTTCATTGTCACTTATTCGTATTAGGCACCACGCTCCCCATAACAAGCGGCGCGCAAGCACGTGAAATCAACGGTATCGGCGAAGCTCTAGCTGAAAGGGTGTGTTATCAAGTATTTGTAGGCTGCTCAGGACTGACAGCGGTTGCGGATCAGATCAATGAGTTTATCTCTGGAGTACCTGGCCGCGCCTTCTATGAAGATAATGAGCATGCTCGTTGTATAGCCGTATTCAAAGATATATACGGCGTCGGTAAGCTATCTGGCTTTTGGTGTGGTATACCTGTTAATTCCTTGCAGGTCGGCAGTATGCTAATGAACTATACCGGATGGGTGCTCGTACCATAACTGACCTCCGCACCGGTCGTTTCCCCCTTTCACCCGGACAACAAATTGGTCTCGCTCTATATGAAGATCTCAGATCCCGAATACCTCGCGAGGAGTGTAGGCAAATCTTTGAGCTCATAAAACTGGAAGCCAACACTGTAGATGAGAAGTTGTGGGTGGAGATCATGGGCAGTTACAGACGAGGATCAGAAGCCAGCGGGGATGTCGATATCCTTATCACGAGGGACGACACTGATGGTAAGACCCACAAAGGAGCAATCAAGAAGCTGGTAGACAAGTTGAAGGCCAAGGGAGTAATCACTCACGAAGTACGTCCATTGTTAGTGTTTCAATCGATGAAGACGCTTATACCTTGTGGTACAAACAGCTGAGCGCGCCCCATGATTGGAATGCGTTGGAGGCGAAGTGGATGGGGGTAGGAAGGGTGGGACAGAGTACTATTTATAGACGTATCGGTAAGTCGTTGGTCTGTCAGTATGATGAGTGGTGGTTGAAACATCTAAGATATATTGTGTGTGCCATATGAGTCTTGGGGAGCTTCGTTGATTTATTTCACTGGTAAGACAGACCCAGACTGGTCACAAGAGACGGTTGAGCTAACCATTCATCATCTAGGTAATGAGCTTGTGAGGCACTGGGGGTACAGTCACGAGCCAAACTAACCAAATTCTCACAGTTCAATCGTTCTCTGCGATTATATGCGAGGAAATTGGGATATAACCTGAATCAGCGAGGTCTGTATCGTAATGTGGTCAGAGCTAGGGATGGAACCAAAGTGCTGGAAGGTAAACGTTTAGGACTTGTTATTCACCAGTTATTATGCTTAACAGTTATCCCGCCAGGTGATCGTGTAGCATCAAggactgaagaagaaatcttCCACGAGCTGGggttgaggtggaggtgagcAGTTACTGACTGAATTCGATGGCGTATGGGTTAATGAAGTCTAAagacatcctcatcaacgTAGACCTTAATTATTGTAACTGATTACGTTGTATAATCAAGACATGAAACCAATCAGGCATCTAGATGTGCAATATGGCTACATGCAATTTATGCTTCGACGTTACATCTTGACTTCTGATACTATACGACATTTAAGGCTCCTTCAACTCTCCCTTGGCCCAAGCGCTAGCGATCTCTTCACCAGAAATTTGCCTGATATCTCCTGGTGTGGCGGTCTCCCCTTTGACTGCAGAGGCGACTACGTCAATGACAGTGCCGATAACAGTCTTCTCCTGATGGAAGTGTCTGACTTCATCGATGGAGACCTCGAGTGCACCCACACGAGGGTCATTGGCAGAACCGTCGTGGACTCCATCACCCTTGTCGGCAAACCACGCCTTGACGGTGGGGTTGTACAGCCTTTGAATAACCTCTGGAGAGTTGATCCTCCTGAAAGAGACTGTCAGTAACAGGCCAGTCTGATTGGCAAAAAATAATTCACTTGGCTCTTCCGGCGATAGAGGCCCAACCCTTATTATAAGCCATAGCGTCGATACTTATGTTAACATGGAAGCTACAACCAAACGTTAATTGATGCGTGATTATTGATTGAACCGAATTAGACTTACTCATTGTCAACTTCCTGCTCCTTGTAACTCTCTCGGTCGtaaatgaagaagaacttcCAATCCTTAGTGATCTCAGCGATAGCCATTACACGCCCATGCAAACGGCCATTAGGGGCATGGGTCACAAGTATGACAGTCTTTTGGGtagagagaagagatcgaAGGTCGGTAAGCTTTTGAGTGAGAGAGGGGTTAGAGGCGGATGCGGCAGAGTATTGGTCAGGCATAGTGGATTTAATTAGCTTGCTTTTACTGTTGCTGTGGCGAAATTGCAGGTATAAAATTTGTATTTGTTGGGTGAGACGTAAAAGGATGCGTGATCTACTCTCCTTTTATGTAGTCTGGTAGGTTAATGTTGTTCTATGGGCACGGGATCGTTATTATGTCACCATTCACAACATCGTCGTCAGCCGACTGATGACTagcctcttccaaatgatgatgcttTTCGCTGTTAGTCGAGTAACTGATGTGGGTTGTGGGAAACCGGTGGAGATTTGGAGAAGTGAAGAGTGGAGGCTAGCATCATTTGACGTCATTCACGTGGTAAACAACGGCCATCCTCCTATATGTCGTACTATTTAGACAATCGTAGACACGAAGGCGGAGATGTCAATGATATCCGGCACCCGGAGGATGTTTTCGAGATTCCGAGGCACGGAATCGTTCCTTCACGCACAGAGCTTGAGATGATATACAATTATTGCCAAGATACTATTCAGTACAGCACCAGACCCCAGCCTACCCAGCCTGAATAACTCTCAAAGTTAGGGGCACGAGATTCCCAGTAaaatgcttcttcctccacggCTGCCTCGGCCCTCTTTACCGAGAGCAAAAGTCTAccgtctctttcttcagcatcttcgTTTCCTCCCTGATCCGCAAGTATGGACCACGACCGTCCCAAGATTCCGCAAGCTACTTGAGACACCTGgtccttcaccttctggGTCAAATCCTGCTGATAATGATGGGGCCCGCAAAGTGAATGAGATAAGAGAGTGGAGACGGGAGAAAGCCATGAAGAAAGCGCACAAGGTAAGATAGATCTTGCTCACTCTGCGTTTGCTAGGGTTAACCCTCTTCACGTGCTGCAGGAGTTCAATAAACTACGCGCTGCTGTTGCTTGTCACCCTCATGCCCTTGCTAGATTATTAGAAGAGAGCTACGGACAACGTGGCAACTTACGATGGCAGCGTCTTCAGGTCGGTCTTATTTCGAGACGTTCATCTCAGTcaattcatcttcccctttaAATAGGAAATATCTGCTCCTTATGGTTCCATTTTGTCACAAGATCcgctccctcctcccctcaTGCCCCTAagacctccaccgcctcccCCAGATGAATCGCAGCCTCGAGCACGTAAGCGAATGCCTGCCTGCAGGTTACGCAAGCAAGCTCAGCGGCTAGTGCAGAGGGATTGGAATGGTGTCCAACCTCCAATTTATCTCCCTCCCTCGTCAGAAACAAAGGGCGATGTTGATaaaaaggagaggacgaTGGTAAATAATCTTAGGATCCTCGCTGGTCTTTCAGAAGAGCCTGCAAGTCCCTTGACCTCGGGCACAGCGCTGGACCTTTCCCCACTGTCATCAAATCTGTCTCGCTTCTTCCCGACCAACCCTCGAAGAATTCGTTCTTTACCGTTGCCCCCATACCCGCCACCAAGACCGAAACACACTCGCTCGAATCCACATACCTGGAGTTTACCTCGAAAACTCTGCGGTAGATTGGTGCGAAGAACATATAAGCGTCTTTGGGACAAGCTTGTCTGGGTTCGCCCAGTGGAAGGGGATAAGTGGAAAAAGTGTGGATACAGAGAACTTCAAGATTGGGAGCAGGGACTTATCGAAGAATCCCTGGTGAAAATCCCAGACAGCAATAAAGGtaagaagagcaagaaggaaagggcgaTAGAACGTATGCCAAAGAATATCGATTCGTCCAAATGGAGCTGTGCCACACCCGAAGATCGACAATGGCTCTCATTTGGCAAAATGCAAACATCATGATCCTATTGTAATGACAATATTATGCATTCACATTACTATTAGTTGATCTTCgtttcttctgctttttctttgttcaCACGTTCATAAAGCTCACAGGGCAGCCTTGAGACGACTCTCGGCCTCCTCGTAGTTGATAACGTCCCAGATGGCGTTGAGGTAATCGGGCTTGACGTTCTTGTACTGAAGGTAGAAACTGTAATTTTGTCAATGATAATTTAACCATTTAGTCACAGCATTGCTCACGCATGCTCCCAGATGTCAATGCCAATGATAGGGACGTGGGCTGCGTGTACTCCTCAGCAACGTAATCAAGAAATCAGTTTGAATGTTATACTCACACAAGAGAGGGTCCTGGTTGGGAGTAGTGACAAtctcgagcttcttggTGTCCTTGTTGTAACCGAGCCAGCCCCAGCCAGAGCCTTGGATCGCAGCAGTCTTGGcattcatctccttcttgaggTTCTCGAAGCCACCAAAGTCAGCCTGCACGTGGTCATGGAAGACACCGGAGTTGGGAATCTTGACCTGAGCAGAGCCGGTGGGAGCAAGGTTCTTCCAGAAGAGCTACAGATCATGTTAGATGGTGTCCATCCGTCTGTCTTGCAGAGATAGCGATATTGATACTTACAGAATGATTACTAACATTGAAAGTACCATTAATATTCGTCTCGGCCAATGAAATTTCGGGCAACTCACATGTGACCACCACCGTTGAATTTGAGGGCGGGCTGAAGGGCAATAGCAGCCTTAACATCACCAGCTGCAGCGGCCTTCTGGAGAGACTCCTCGGCAGCGTTAAGACCGTTGACGTAAGTCTGGTGATGCTTGGTGTGATGGAGGTTCATAATCtcagaagagatggaaggcTCCAACGCCTAAGTCCCGGATGTATCAGCTGGAGTCTTCACTGTATGATAGAGGTTGTACAAACATCGTAGGCGTAAGGGAGAGGGGGGAGGGTGTGCTTGGCCCTAATGGTGGACATGGCAGCGAGAGAAGTGCGGAGAGTAGTTCGGGGAAGGGCGGTTCGAGTGATAGCAGTGATCATTTTGAAAGGGGGACCTGTGTTAAGTGTGCACGAAGTATCAGGGATGTGAGTGTATGCGGGAATGCTGTGGACTGCGCGGTTATCGAGGCAATAAAAGCAAGAGACAATATAATCCTCAAATTGGGGTGCAGGTCTTGAGGCTTTTATTACGAAAGCAACTCCACCATACGTACAGTCATCAAAATCATTCGACGTCATTCCCATCACCCCCGTCTATCCCCGAATCAATGCCGAGTCCCAGGGGACTTCAATCCTTGCGCAAAATCACTATAACAAACGATTGTTTACATGCTGCACCTACTACCAACACAGGCACTCCAAGCTAGCCGCCATGTCGTACTTTATGACCCAGTAAGTCCCCCTAAACCCTAGCTATCCGACCCATTGACTAACCCGCATAGCCTTCACTCCGGCTGGCACGTCGACCAAGCCATCctcgttgaagaagatcgTGTCGTCTGTATCCGTTTCGGCCACGACCACGATGAAGAATGTATGGCTATGGACGAGACCCTTTATGGAGTATCTGAGAAGGTTCAAAACTTTGCGGTTCTCTACTTGGGTGAGTATCTCTCTTTAATCTTGTACATTCCACGAAGACCTTATGTCTTGTAGTCGACATCACAGAGGTGCCTGATTTCAACAAGATGTACGAATTGTACGACAACTGTACACTCATGTTCTTCTACCGGTGGGTCTTGCATACAGTAATAAGACTTCCATTATAATTGATAACATAATCATAGAAATAAACACATCATGATCGACTTGGGAACGGGTAACAACAACAAGATGTGAGTTGGGGCACGTTTCAGTCATGTCATTTGCTGACGGTGGCATTCTTCACAGCAACTGGGCTATAACGGACAAACAAGAGGTAGGCAAATCATTAGATCAAATGTATATTACCTTGAAAAGCTCACGCGGACTTAGCTCATTGATATCATCGAGACTGTCTA
This Cryptococcus tetragattii IND107 chromosome 8, whole genome shotgun sequence DNA region includes the following protein-coding sequences:
- a CDS encoding thioredoxin-like protein 4A yields the protein MSYFMTHLHSGWHVDQAILVEEDRVVCIRFGHDHDEECMAMDETLYGVSEKVQNFAVLYLVDITEVPDFNKMYELYDNCTLMFFYRNKHIMIDLGTGNNNKINWAITDKQELIDIIETVYRGASKGRGLVVSPKDYSTRHKY